CGTTAGGCGCTTTATCTTGTAGCGGTCGCCTTCCTCAAGGACTGTGTAGCTTCCCCAAGGCCTGTAGGCGGTTCTATGCACGATAGCCCTCTCGTCGTTCATCTCTCTGAGTGCCCTGTAGATCTCTTTGACCTTCTGCGTCTCCCCCCTGTGGGCAACGAGAAGGGCATCGCCGGTGTCTATAATAACAAGGTCGCTGACGCCGACCGTTGCGGTGAGCCTCTCAGTCATTATCAGATTGTTCTTCGAGTTCACGCCGATGTGGTAGCCCTTCTTACCACGAATTTGGACTGCGTTTCCAGCATCGTCCTTTTCAAGGACTTCGTAAATCGCGTCGAAGCTTCCAAGGTCGCTCCACTTAACGTTGAGCGGCACGACCGCTGCCTTCTCAGTCTTCTCCATTACACCGTAGTCTATGCTTATCTCTGGGGCTTTCTCGTAGGCCTCCTCAATGCTCGAGCTAGACTCAAAGGCCTCCAAGACTTCAGGCGCGTGCTTTTCAACTTCCTCAAGGAAGAGGGACGTCGAGAACGCGAACATGCCGCTGTTCCAGTAGTATCCACTTTCCACGTACCTTTTTGCAGTTTCGAGGTCGGGCTTCTCCTTGAACTCGTCAACCCTGTAGCCGAGGAGCCTTCCGCCTTCTTCGATTCTCTCACCGGGCTTTATGTAGCCGTAGCCCGTGTGGGGTCTGTTGGGCTTTATTCCAAACGTCACCAGGAACTTATCAGCAAGCCTCTCAGCGTTCTCGAAGGCTCTTTCGTAGGCTTCACCTGTCTCTATCAGGTGGTCGCTCGGAAGAACGGCAACCTTTGAAGGTCCAAACTTCTCCTCAATCTTAAGAACCGCCCAGACTATAGCGGGGAGGGTGTTTTTACCGACGGGTTCAAGCAGAATGTTGTCCGCGGGCAACTCTATCCTAATCTCCCTGAGGTCGTCCATAACCCTGAAGCGGTAGTCCTTGTTGGTCACAACGAATATCTCCGATGGCTTTGAGAAAAGCAGTGCCCTCTCAACTGTTTTTTGGAAGAGGCTCTCATCGTCGAGGAAGCGGACGAACTGCTTCGGCATCAGCTCCCTGCTGAGCGGCCAGAGCCTCGTCCCCTTCCCACCCGCGAGGAGTACAGTCTTCATGATTCCCACCGGAGCAAGTTGACAGCACTTCTTATAACTCTTAAGGATAAAGAAAGGGGTTAACGAAGAGCGAACTCGCCCACAAAGGCCGAGCTTGATATTGTGTCCCCAATTCCAACGGTGCTCTTCGGCTTGGCGACGATCTTCGTCGGAATGAATGCAAGCTGGTAGCCGTTAACCTCCGCAATACCGTTCTCCATGCCGTACTCTTTAGTGAGGGCCTCTTCAACGCCCTTTGCCTTCTCGTTCACAGGGACGTCCATCGCCTTCACGACGTCGTCTATGTTCCTGACGTCGCCCAGTTTGGCCTTCGCAGCCGCCGCTAAGGCCGCGAACAGGAGAGCGTCCCTCACGAACTCGCCGCGGTAGTCGGTTAAAGCCAGGTAGTATCCGTAGGTGTGGAAGTGTATTCTCCTTACTCCCGTCTTCTCGGCGAGCTTAAGCATGGCCTTCGTGACCACTATTGGGTCAACCGGGTCGTGGGCAAGGAGCTTTTCAGCGAGGGTCTTCTCACCCATCACGTCCATTATCGAGGCCAGCTCGACTTCGTTCAGGCCAACGCTCCAGAACTTGCCGAGAACTCCAAGGATTTCCTTTCTCACGGTCTCGTCGGGAGTGAAGGCGAACTCAAGGTGGGCGGGAATGCCCTTCCCCTCGAGGACGTCAAGGTGCTCCTTTATCGTCTCGAAGGGCTCGCGGTAGTTCCCTTCAGTTAGGGCCTGAAGTCCGCTTATTATCGCCAGCTCGGTCTTTTCAGCTATCTCCCCAAAATGCTCCTCAAACTCTGGCCTTATAACAACGTTGGTGTTGTAGTCGTCGGCAGAGCCTATGAATCTGTTCTCCCTCGGCGCCTCGAAGTCAAAAACTCTGAACCCGCGCGGGAACTCGTAGATGTAGTGGATGCAGTTCTCTTCGTCGGCCTTAAACTCCTTCGGGTGGACGAGTTTAAGCTTCCCACCCTCAACCTTCGGCACGTAAATCGGCCCATCCTTGAAGAGTTCTGCCTGAAGGCGTGAGAGCTGCGGAACGTGGGCTATGACAGGGACACCGTAAACACCGCCGAGGAGGTTCGCCATTATGCCCACCTGGCCGCCCATCCTCAGCTCGTCCCAGCCCCAGCGCCTCATGTAAAAGCGCGTTGAACAGCTCTCAACGAAGAGCTCAGCAGCTTTGCCCCTCCTGATGCTCCAGAGAATTGAGCCTAGAAGTTGAGGAACGCTCTCTATCCTCTTGGGGAGCTTCTCTGAATAAGGAAGGACTTCTTCTCTGCCAGCTGCTCCGATCCTCCTCTCAAGGTCTTCCCTCTCAAGGTACTTTATTGCGTCGATGTTGGTGTTGTATGCCAGAAGTACGTTTCCAACCTTGCCTATGTTGTCGCGAATCCTCTCAAATGCAGAAGCGTAAAGCCCATCCCAGTTCACATGTATCACCAAGAGTGAAAAAAGAGATAGGACTAATAAGGATTTCGGGCTACTCCTTCCAGCGCGGGTTGTCGACGACCTTGACTTCCCCATCTTCCTCAATGACTATCTTCGAGAAGCCCTTCTCTTTAATCGAGCCGTAGTCGTGGCCGGCGTCTGCTGGGTATATCGCAAGGAAGATGAAGGGCTCGTTTCCGGTGTTCACAGTCCTGTGCGCCCAGTAGGGCGGGACGTAGACCACGGTTCCGGGCCCCATCGGAATCCATTCCGCTTCGCCTTCAGGCGTCTGGAGGAGCATTCCCCCCTTCCCTTTGATGCCATAGTATATCTCGGCCCTGTCGGGCTTGGCGTGGAAGTGGCCCTTTGTGAAGAAGAACTCTTTACCGACCTTGCCTGGATAAAGAACCGTGGTGGCGAAGTTGAGGTCGCCCTCCTTCTCCTCCTGCTCGATTGCGTAGACCTCATAGACAACCGGGTCTTCCTTGAGGAGCTCGTTGTAGGCCTCTTCATCAAGGAAATAGCCCTTGAGGTCGCTGAGCCTCCTGACGAGCTTTTTAGCGCCGGGAATCACTCCGGTCTCAAGGTCAATATCAAGACCAATAGGGCGCTTGTACTCCATGGTATCACCGTTAAAAAAAGGGAGTGTGGGTATTTAACCTTTAGCCTCTTTATCACCCTGAGTGATATCACTCTGCAGGCCTGACCTCGATCTTCTTGCCGATGACGAGCTCGGCGGCCTTCACAGCGGCACCGCCGCTCCCGACGGCAATCCTGACTTTATCAGCGGGAACGTAGACAACTATCTTGTCGTCGGCCTCTTCGATCCTGATTATCTCCACGTTGAGCATCTTCTCAAGCCTCTCCTTCATGGCTGGCCCTCCAAAGGTTCTTGACGTTTCAGAATATAAAAGTAACGGGTTCAGTCTTTCCTCTGTTCAGAATGCGTTCTATCCCGGGCTTGTGTCCCAGACCCACCACCGCCACAACCTTCGGACGTTGTACTCCCCCAGCGAGCAGTGAATCGACTATCATCATAAGGTTTCTGGCCATTACCTCGTTCCTCTCCTCCACCAGGACGCGGTAAAGGTACGGATACCTCCTCCTGAACTCCAGCATCATCCAGCGGTATTCCTCAAAAGGGTCGCCGATGTCAACGGCCTTGATGGGAAGGAAGACCCCCAGGGATTCCAGCGCCATGAGGAGCTTTTCCCTCACTGGTGCGCGGGATATCTTGGCGAGAATAAGACCTATGTCCTCGTCTATGAGGTAGAGAGGTACTCCAATGGCGCGGGCGGCCTCTATCGCTGCCTTCATCTCCTCACCCGGAGCCATTCCGAACGTCTCACCGAGCTTCTCCTCGACCTTGGCGAGGACGTAGTTTATCACGCCCTTTCTTCCGAGCCTGAGGGAGTCAGAGAGGGTCATTTCTATTTTCTGCTGCATTCCGATAAATCGAGCCCTGTCAAGTTCAACGGCAACGGCGTGCGGTCTCTCCTTTAATATCGTCCTGAAGACCTCGTCCCTGCTCTTTGGCGAAACGTGCATCGTTCCTATTATTTTGACGTAACGTAGGTAGTTCATTCTCTCTCCTCCAGAAGGTTTCTAAGCTCCCACGTGCCCGATTTGAAAGTTATGACATCGAAGTCTCTCGGGACTACTGCCCTAACTCCAAGGCTTTCGCATATCTTGAGGGCTTCTTCAACGTAGTCTTCATAACTGTAGCGAAAGGCCCTGTGGAACAGTGCAAGTAGCTTCACCTTAGCCCTTCTTGCAGTGTCGCAGGCCTCTTCGACGGTTGAGTGGTAGCTGTCTCCCCTGTCTCCAGGGTTCAGGTAAGTCGCCTCATGGATGAGCAGGTCTGCTCTCTCGGAAAAGAGTTTCACTCTCTCACAGGGCTCCGTGTCGCCGGTGTAAACAATCTTTAAACCTTTCCTTCTTGGCCCTGTCACGTCTTCAAGCCGGATTATCCTGCCGTTCCACTCTATTTTGCCCTCCCTCTCAAGCTTTCCAAGTATCGGGCCCTCCTCAAGCCCGTACTCCCTCAGTTTCTCCTTCAGGAACTTCCCCCTTCTGTCCTTTTCCTTGAAGACGTAGCCGAGGGCAGGAATACCGTGCTCGACCTTGAAGCTCCATATCTCGTAGTCTCCAAACTTCAGCCTCGTCTCTCCAAGCTCGTGGACGTGGATATCAAAGCCCGGCCTGAAAAAGCCGCTGTTCAAAAGGTTCTGGACAAACTGGAAGGTGTACTTCGGCCCGTAGATGTGGAGGGGCTTCTGCCTGTCCCACAGGTTCATAGTCTGGATCAACGCGGGAATTCCTAGGTAGTGGTCGCCGTGGAAGTGGGTTATGAAGATTTTATCCACCTTCATCGGGCTGAGCTTTGCCGTGTTCATCTGTCTTATCGTACCTTCTCCGGCGTCGAAGAGGATTATCTCGCCCTTGTAGCGGAGAGCTATGGCTGGGACGTTTCTTTCGCGCGTCGGCATTATGCCGCCGGTACCGAGGAAGAAGACTTCAAGCATGGTCTATAGTTTCAGCCAGGGGTTAAAAACCTAAGCCAAAGCGTTAAATATTCTGAGGGCTAACCAGATATGGTGAAAAACATGGAAGAGCTGATGAAAGCCATCCAGGAGAAAAACTGTGGGGAACTCAAGAGGGTTCTCTACTACAGGGTGGACGACCTGAGCGATGAACAGCTCAAAGAAGTCCTTGAAAAGGCCGAGGAGATCGCCAAGGAGTGCAACGACTGGGAGCTATACAAGCTGGTGCTCTACTACTACCACGAGATACTGGGAATCGACAAGATAAGCGAGTTCGAGAAGCTCGCAAAGGAGAAGGATGAATTCGAGCTTAAATTCCACCTTGCCGACCTGTACTACCTCATAGGAGAGCTTGAAAAGAGCCTGGAGCTGTTCAGGGGGCTTCTTGAGGAAGAGGTTGCCAAGGGTAACGTTGAGCACGCTGCAAGGATATACTACAGCATGGCCATGATACACGAGGAGATTCAGGAGTACGAGAAGGCCCTGGAACTCATCGAGAAGGCAGAGGAACTGTACGAGAAGATGGGGGACGAAAGGGAGCTTCTCAGGCTCAGAATATACAAGGGCTACGTAACCTTCGAGGCAGGGGACACTTACAGGGGCAAAGCCATAATCGCAGGTGTCCTGCCGAAGATACTCGAAGACAGAGAGCTCCTCGTTGAGGCTCACCTGAGCTTTGAGGAAATCTTCGAGGAGTACGAAGATTATGAGGCGGCACTCCAGGAGTGCCTGTACGCCCTGGTCTATGGCAGGGGCACTGACTACGAAGACATAGCCTTCGGGGCGCTTATGGATGTCTTGTGGCAGCTCTTCCTCGACGACGACTTCGAGACGGTTTACCTGAACATAGACATGTTCATAAATGCGTTCCCGGAGTGGGCAGACTTTTTCGAGGCAGTCAAGGCCCTGGCGCTCTTCAAGGACGGCAAGATCGAAGATGAGGAAGTTAAGAAGGCCATCGAGAAAGTGAAAGACCCACGCCTCCTCGAGATGCTCGAACTGCTCGGGGAAGCCGAGCTCTGATGTTCCATTTTTGCCACTTAATTTTTATACTCAACTTCTTTTTGGTCCTGCGGGAAGCTCTTAAAAAACTACAGAGTAGTGAGGGGCATGAAGATTCAAGGAAAGATTTGGGACTTAAGCGAGGATGGGCTGGGCATACTGAGGCGGGAAGAGAAACCCCTCTACGTTCCATTTGCATATCCTTATGATTTTGTAAAGGCCAGAAGAGTAAAACGCCGCTTTGGAAGGAGAATTGTTACGGATTTTGAACTCCTCGATCCTTCCCCACTCCGCCAGCGCCCGAGGTGCAGACACTTCGGATTCTGCGGGGGATGCCTCTGGCAGGGGTTGAAGTACAAGGAGCAGTTGCGGCTCAAAGTCGAGCTTTTTGAAAAGATCACTGGGATAAGTGCCGATATAAAGGGCTCTCCAAAAGTTTGGGGCTTCAGAAACGTTAGCAACTTCATCGTTTCAACGACAGGCATTGGACTTAAAAAGTATGGAAATCCTTTCGACGTGGAAGATCTCTTTGAGTGTCCCGTTTTCTCAGAAAAAACGCTAGATTATCTACGTGCTCTGAGAAGCTTTCTCGCCGAGACTGGCTTGAAGCCCTGGGATTTGAAGAGAAAAACTGGAGACGTTCACTACCTCCAGGTGAGGGAGGGGAAGTTCACGAGAGAGATAATGGTAAACTTGATATCCCACTCCCCTCCTTCCCCCAACACGACGGAGGCGTTCTTAGGATACTTCTCATTCGCAGATTCTCTATACTGGAGCGTCAAGACCGATAAGAGAGACGACCCAAGGGGTGAGCCCCAACTAATCGGCGGATCGCCTTACATCCACGAGAGAATTGGGGAAGTCACGTACCTTATTCATCCCAACAGCTTCTTCCAGACCAACAGCTATGCCCTTCCGCTTCTCATTAAGGCCGTCGAGAATTTTGCCTCCGGGGAGATGATTTTAGACCTGTACGCTGGAGTTGGGACGTTTGGAGTGTGGCTGGCAAAGAGAAGATTCCAGGTTGAAGGCATTGAACTCAACCCGTTCGCCGTTGAGATAGCCAATAAGAACGCCGAGATTAACAATGTTGATGCAACCTTCAAAGTTGGGAGGGCGGAGGAGACCCCGATAGGGAAGTACGACACGGTGGTCGTTGATCCCCCGAGAAAGGGGCTAAAGGAGGTAGCGGAAACCCTCGCGAGAAGTGAGATAGGAAAAGTCGTCTACGTCTCCTGCAACCCGAAGGCCTTCAAGCTAGACTATGAGAACCACCTGAAGAAGGCATACACCATAGAGGATGCAGTATTAATAGATATGTTTCCCCACACGCCGCACGTTGAAGCCGTGATAAGCTTAAAAAGGAAGCATTAATGTTCCGCTCTAACTCGGCTTTTTCCTGATATCTTGTGCTCGTCGTTGCCCAATGGAGTCATTTCCCAAGGGAAAGCTCCCTAGCCTTTACGACTATTGCAGTCTCAGACAGCTCAACTTCGCCCCGGGTTATTATCAGCGCCCCATCGTAGGTCGTCATGGTAAGCTTGACCTTCTTGAATCCCCCCGTTTCACCGACTATGACAAGGGGCCTCTCCTTCAGCTCCAGAA
This sequence is a window from Thermococcus kodakarensis KOD1. Protein-coding genes within it:
- a CDS encoding mannose-1-phosphate guanylyltransferase/mannose-6-phosphate isomerase, with translation MKTVLLAGGKGTRLWPLSRELMPKQFVRFLDDESLFQKTVERALLFSKPSEIFVVTNKDYRFRVMDDLREIRIELPADNILLEPVGKNTLPAIVWAVLKIEEKFGPSKVAVLPSDHLIETGEAYERAFENAERLADKFLVTFGIKPNRPHTGYGYIKPGERIEEGGRLLGYRVDEFKEKPDLETAKRYVESGYYWNSGMFAFSTSLFLEEVEKHAPEVLEAFESSSSIEEAYEKAPEISIDYGVMEKTEKAAVVPLNVKWSDLGSFDAIYEVLEKDDAGNAVQIRGKKGYHIGVNSKNNLIMTERLTATVGVSDLVIIDTGDALLVAHRGETQKVKEIYRALREMNDERAIVHRTAYRPWGSYTVLEEGDRYKIKRLTVLPGKKLSLQMHYHRSEHWVVVRGTAKVIVGDRELLLRPGESTFIPAGVKHRLENPGKVVLEVIETQIGEYLGEDDIVRFVDDFGRD
- a CDS encoding ADP-specific glucokinase; this translates as MNWDGLYASAFERIRDNIGKVGNVLLAYNTNIDAIKYLEREDLERRIGAAGREEVLPYSEKLPKRIESVPQLLGSILWSIRRGKAAELFVESCSTRFYMRRWGWDELRMGGQVGIMANLLGGVYGVPVIAHVPQLSRLQAELFKDGPIYVPKVEGGKLKLVHPKEFKADEENCIHYIYEFPRGFRVFDFEAPRENRFIGSADDYNTNVVIRPEFEEHFGEIAEKTELAIISGLQALTEGNYREPFETIKEHLDVLEGKGIPAHLEFAFTPDETVRKEILGVLGKFWSVGLNEVELASIMDVMGEKTLAEKLLAHDPVDPIVVTKAMLKLAEKTGVRRIHFHTYGYYLALTDYRGEFVRDALLFAALAAAAKAKLGDVRNIDDVVKAMDVPVNEKAKGVEEALTKEYGMENGIAEVNGYQLAFIPTKIVAKPKSTVGIGDTISSSAFVGEFALR
- a CDS encoding TraB domain-containing protein; translated protein: MNYLRYVKIIGTMHVSPKSRDEVFRTILKERPHAVAVELDRARFIGMQQKIEMTLSDSLRLGRKGVINYVLAKVEEKLGETFGMAPGEEMKAAIEAARAIGVPLYLIDEDIGLILAKISRAPVREKLLMALESLGVFLPIKAVDIGDPFEEYRWMMLEFRRRYPYLYRVLVEERNEVMARNLMMIVDSLLAGGVQRPKVVAVVGLGHKPGIERILNRGKTEPVTFIF
- a CDS encoding KH domain-containing protein, which gives rise to MKERLEKMLNVEIIRIEEADDKIVVYVPADKVRIAVGSGGAAVKAAELVIGKKIEVRPAE
- the rlmD gene encoding 23S rRNA (uracil(1939)-C(5))-methyltransferase RlmD, translating into MKIQGKIWDLSEDGLGILRREEKPLYVPFAYPYDFVKARRVKRRFGRRIVTDFELLDPSPLRQRPRCRHFGFCGGCLWQGLKYKEQLRLKVELFEKITGISADIKGSPKVWGFRNVSNFIVSTTGIGLKKYGNPFDVEDLFECPVFSEKTLDYLRALRSFLAETGLKPWDLKRKTGDVHYLQVREGKFTREIMVNLISHSPPSPNTTEAFLGYFSFADSLYWSVKTDKRDDPRGEPQLIGGSPYIHERIGEVTYLIHPNSFFQTNSYALPLLIKAVENFASGEMILDLYAGVGTFGVWLAKRRFQVEGIELNPFAVEIANKNAEINNVDATFKVGRAEETPIGKYDTVVVDPPRKGLKEVAETLARSEIGKVVYVSCNPKAFKLDYENHLKKAYTIEDAVLIDMFPHTPHVEAVISLKRKH
- the pgiA gene encoding glucose-6-phosphate isomerase, which encodes MEYKRPIGLDIDLETGVIPGAKKLVRRLSDLKGYFLDEEAYNELLKEDPVVYEVYAIEQEEKEGDLNFATTVLYPGKVGKEFFFTKGHFHAKPDRAEIYYGIKGKGGMLLQTPEGEAEWIPMGPGTVVYVPPYWAHRTVNTGNEPFIFLAIYPADAGHDYGSIKEKGFSKIVIEEDGEVKVVDNPRWKE
- a CDS encoding ribonuclease Z codes for the protein MLEVFFLGTGGIMPTRERNVPAIALRYKGEIILFDAGEGTIRQMNTAKLSPMKVDKIFITHFHGDHYLGIPALIQTMNLWDRQKPLHIYGPKYTFQFVQNLLNSGFFRPGFDIHVHELGETRLKFGDYEIWSFKVEHGIPALGYVFKEKDRRGKFLKEKLREYGLEEGPILGKLEREGKIEWNGRIIRLEDVTGPRRKGLKIVYTGDTEPCERVKLFSERADLLIHEATYLNPGDRGDSYHSTVEEACDTARRAKVKLLALFHRAFRYSYEDYVEEALKICESLGVRAVVPRDFDVITFKSGTWELRNLLEERE